A region from the Deltaproteobacteria bacterium genome encodes:
- a CDS encoding thermonuclease: MIIAAALLGGCGGETLTQSLCGPTEGVVTNVVDGDTVDVEAGGEIFRLRYLNLDAPELNSNSSDPAECLAEEAKQVNEDLVLGRSVTIEYDQECKDRYDRLLGFVFRGERMVNFILVERGYGQVLLIEPNYSLADEFQSLEALAKEQSAGIWGACE; this comes from the coding sequence ATGATAATCGCGGCAGCCCTTTTGGGCGGCTGCGGCGGTGAAACTTTGACCCAATCTTTATGCGGTCCCACTGAGGGCGTTGTAACGAATGTGGTCGATGGCGATACAGTTGATGTTGAAGCTGGCGGCGAGATATTTCGTCTACGATACCTCAATCTCGATGCCCCAGAGCTCAATAGCAACAGCAGCGACCCAGCTGAGTGTTTGGCTGAAGAAGCCAAGCAAGTGAATGAGGACTTAGTCCTCGGGCGCTCGGTGACCATCGAGTACGACCAAGAATGCAAAGACCGCTATGACCGCCTATTGGGTTTTGTCTTTCGCGGAGAGCGCATGGTGAATTTTATTTTGGTGGAGCGAGGTTATGGGCAAGTTTTATTGATTGAACCCAATTATAGCTTAGCTGATGAATTTCAATCGTTGGAAGCTTTGGCAAAAGAGCAGAGCGCTGGAATCTGGGGGGCATGCGAATGA